From the Solanum lycopersicum chromosome 10, SLM_r2.1 genome, one window contains:
- the LOC101268615 gene encoding probable O-methyltransferase 3, producing MVVPIVGEHETEILHAQTHIWNHIFSFINSMSLKSAIQLNIPDIIHKHGKPMTLDELANALSINHSKITHLRRLMRILVHSGFFLKSVSGSGSESGSGEGGYVLAPPALLLLKDEPLTVTPFLLAMLDPILVKPWHHVSEWFTSDEPTAFEVAHGRTFWDYAGHEPRLNHFFNDAMASDAKLVMSVVMKYSKDVFEGLNSIVDVGGGTGTVAKTIAKTFPNLQCTVFDLPHVVEGLEGSDNLTYVGGDFFVSIPHAEALLLKWILHDWSDEESVKILKKCKEAIPSKEKGGKVIIIDMMVDNKIGDDESIETQIFFDMLMMVLVTGRERSERGWAKIFSEAGFSDYKVTPILGLRSLIEVYP from the exons atggtTGTGCCAATTGTTGGTGAACATGAGACTGAAATTCTTCATGCTCAAACTCACATATGGAACCATATATTTAGTTTCATAAATTCCATGTCACTCAAATCAGCAATTCAATTAAACATCCCAGACATAATCCACAAACATGGCAAACCTATGACACTTGATGAATTAGCCAATGCCCTATCAATCAACCACTCCAAAATCACTCACCTTCGACGTCTCATGCGAATTTTGGTCCACTCAGGATTTTTCCTCAAGTCAGTATCAGGATCAGGGTCAGAATCAGGGTCAGGAGAGGGGGGCTACGTCCTGGCCCCTCCAGCTCTTCTTTTATTGAAAGACGAGCCGTTAACAGTTACACCTTTTTTACTAGCAATGTTGGATCCAATTTTAGTAAAGCCATGGCATCATGTAAGTGAGTGGTTTACTAGTGATGAGCCAACAGCATTTGAGGTTGCACATGGGAGAACATTTTGGGATTATGCTGGACATGAACCTAGGTTGAATCATTTTTTCAATGATGCAATGGCTAGTGATGCTAAGTTGGTTATGAGTGTTGTGATGAAATACTCAAAAGATGTTTTTGAAGGATTAAATTCTATTGTTGATGTTGGTGGTGGTACTGGGACTGTGGCTAAAACAATTGCTAAAACTTTTCCTAATTTGCAATGTACTGTGTTTGATTTGCCTCATGTAGTTGAAGGACTTGAAGGAAGTGATAACTTGACTTATGTTGGTGGGGATTTCTTTGTGTCCATTCCTCATGCTGAGGCTCTTCTACTCAAG TGGATATTACATGATTGGAGTGACGAAGAAAGTGTGAAAATACTAAAGAAATGTAAAGAAGCGATACCCAGCAAGGAAAAAGGTGGAAAGGTGATAATTATTGACATGATGGTTGATAATAAAATTGGAGATGATGAATCAATTGAAACTCAAATTTTCTTTGATATGTTAATGATGGTTTTGGTTACTGGAAGAGAGAGATCTGAAAGAGGATGGGCTAAAATCTTTTCTGAGGCTGGATTTAGTGACTATAAAGTTACTCCAATTCTTGGATTAAGGTCACTAATTGAGGTTTATCCTTAA